In a single window of the Leptospira sanjuanensis genome:
- the fusA gene encoding elongation factor G yields the protein MSTAVAEFKPSEKLLKTRNIGISAHIDSGKTTLTERILFYTNRIHAIHEVRGKDGVGAKMDSMDLERERGITIQSAATYCQWKDHTINIIDTPGHVDFTVEVERSLRVLDSAILVLCGVAGVQSQSITVDRQMRRYNVPRVAFINKLDRTGANPFRVIEQLKEKLKHNAVPVQIPIGLENDLKGIVDLVKMKAYYFEGKDGMDIQEKEIPDDLKELAQKKHEELLDAASMFSDELTEALLEGTPTEEMIKKAIRTGTIELKLTPVFMGSAFKNKGVQKLLDGVLDYLASPVDVKNKALDQNNNEEMIVLESNYEKPLVCLAFKLEDGRYGQLTYVRVYQGKLSKGMTIYNMSNNKKHNVGRLCRMHSDEMEDIDYAEAGDIIALFGIDCASGDTFTDGKLKVSMESMFVPAPVISLTIEAKESKHLNNLAKALNRFTKEDPTFQTHVDPESGQTIIKGMGELHLEVYIERMKREYGVELITGAPQVAYRETITSKADFDYTHKKQTGGQGQFGRVAGYMEPIPLEETLDYDFVNKVVGGAIPREYIQSVDKGFKSCLERGSLIGFPIIGVRCVINDGAYHDVDSSDMAFQIAGRYAFRQGFNKANPQILEPIMKVEVDGPSEFQGAILGSLNQRRGMILNTTEEDAYCKTEAEVPLADMFGYSTVLRSSTQGKAEFSMEFSRYAPVPRNVAEELMKKYKVNNKDED from the coding sequence ATGAGCACTGCTGTAGCCGAATTCAAACCGAGCGAAAAACTTCTGAAAACCAGAAACATCGGGATTTCCGCCCACATCGATTCTGGAAAAACGACCCTTACCGAAAGAATTCTGTTTTATACAAACCGAATTCACGCCATCCACGAAGTTCGTGGAAAGGACGGAGTCGGTGCGAAGATGGACAGCATGGACCTCGAAAGAGAAAGAGGGATCACCATCCAGTCCGCCGCGACCTATTGCCAGTGGAAAGATCATACGATCAACATCATCGACACTCCGGGTCACGTTGACTTTACCGTCGAGGTAGAGCGTTCCCTCCGCGTATTGGATTCCGCGATCCTCGTCCTTTGCGGCGTTGCGGGCGTTCAATCACAGTCGATCACCGTTGATCGTCAGATGAGACGTTACAACGTTCCTCGCGTAGCATTCATCAACAAACTCGATAGAACCGGCGCAAATCCTTTCCGCGTCATCGAACAACTTAAGGAAAAGCTGAAACACAACGCGGTTCCGGTTCAAATTCCTATCGGTTTGGAAAACGACCTGAAAGGGATCGTAGACCTCGTTAAAATGAAAGCTTACTACTTCGAAGGTAAGGACGGAATGGACATCCAGGAAAAAGAAATTCCGGATGATCTCAAAGAACTCGCGCAAAAGAAACACGAAGAACTTTTGGATGCGGCTTCTATGTTCTCCGATGAATTGACCGAGGCCCTTCTCGAAGGAACTCCAACCGAAGAGATGATCAAAAAAGCGATTCGTACCGGAACGATCGAACTCAAGCTTACCCCCGTTTTTATGGGTTCCGCTTTCAAAAACAAAGGAGTTCAAAAACTTCTGGACGGAGTTTTGGATTATCTCGCAAGCCCTGTGGACGTAAAGAACAAGGCTCTCGACCAAAACAACAACGAAGAAATGATCGTTCTCGAATCGAACTACGAGAAACCTCTGGTTTGCCTCGCGTTCAAACTGGAAGACGGTCGTTACGGTCAGCTCACCTATGTGCGCGTATACCAAGGAAAACTTTCCAAAGGTATGACCATCTACAACATGTCGAATAATAAGAAGCACAACGTTGGCCGACTCTGTCGGATGCACTCCGACGAGATGGAAGATATCGACTACGCGGAAGCGGGCGATATCATTGCTCTTTTCGGAATCGATTGCGCTTCCGGGGATACGTTCACCGACGGAAAACTCAAAGTTTCCATGGAATCCATGTTCGTTCCGGCTCCGGTGATTTCTCTTACCATCGAAGCAAAAGAATCGAAACACTTAAACAACCTTGCGAAAGCGTTGAACCGTTTTACCAAGGAAGATCCTACGTTCCAAACCCACGTAGATCCGGAATCCGGACAAACCATCATCAAAGGGATGGGAGAACTTCACCTCGAAGTTTATATCGAGCGTATGAAACGCGAATACGGAGTGGAACTGATCACGGGAGCGCCTCAGGTTGCGTATCGTGAAACGATCACTTCCAAAGCGGATTTCGATTATACCCACAAAAAGCAGACCGGTGGTCAAGGTCAGTTCGGTCGTGTTGCGGGTTATATGGAACCGATCCCGCTCGAAGAAACGCTGGATTACGATTTCGTAAACAAAGTCGTGGGTGGTGCGATCCCGAGAGAATACATCCAGTCCGTGGACAAAGGATTTAAGAGCTGCTTGGAGCGCGGGTCCCTCATCGGGTTCCCGATCATCGGTGTTCGCTGCGTGATCAACGACGGTGCTTACCATGATGTCGACTCTTCGGATATGGCGTTCCAAATCGCGGGTCGTTATGCGTTCCGTCAGGGATTCAACAAAGCCAATCCTCAGATTCTTGAGCCGATCATGAAAGTGGAAGTCGACGGACCTTCCGAGTTCCAAGGAGCAATCCTCGGATCTCTGAACCAAAGACGCGGTATGATCTTGAACACGACCGAAGAGGATGCTTACTGTAAAACGGAAGCCGAAGTTCCTCTCGCGGACATGTTCGGATATTCTACCGTATTGCGTTCCTCAACTCAAGGAAAGGCGGAATTCTCCATGGAATTTTCCAGATACGCTCCGGTTCCAAGAAACGTAGCGGAAGAGTTGATGAAAAAATACAAGGTCAACAACAAAGACGAAGATTGA
- a CDS encoding Crp/Fnr family transcriptional regulator, with protein MDMMLESMFSKFGQTYEPNQIIFCENEPGNNFYLIQSGKVKIVKTVPNPTKKEDYLIKTLDILEQGDIFGEMAILEEQPRSATAIAISEVKVLNFNRANFELLMTKNPMLALKILTIFSVRINDAKRRLLILLMDDIQGKVADVFLMLYEKMHAHSDFKEIVLNVSQHDVAEWCAQPVGEVQKVLNTLSKSGKIELYEDKIVIHNIADFQRIVAQKRKPNS; from the coding sequence ATGGATATGATGCTCGAATCCATGTTTTCGAAATTCGGCCAGACCTACGAACCGAATCAGATCATCTTCTGTGAAAACGAACCTGGAAATAATTTTTATCTGATTCAATCCGGAAAGGTGAAGATCGTTAAGACCGTTCCGAACCCGACTAAAAAAGAAGACTATCTCATCAAGACCTTGGACATTCTCGAACAAGGGGATATCTTCGGCGAAATGGCGATCTTAGAAGAACAACCCCGTTCCGCGACCGCGATCGCAATTTCGGAAGTGAAGGTTTTGAACTTCAATCGCGCGAACTTCGAACTCCTGATGACCAAGAATCCGATGCTTGCGTTGAAAATTCTCACCATCTTTTCGGTGAGAATCAACGACGCCAAACGAAGACTTCTCATTCTTTTGATGGACGACATTCAGGGAAAGGTCGCGGACGTATTCCTGATGTTATACGAAAAGATGCACGCGCACAGCGATTTTAAAGAGATTGTTCTCAACGTTTCGCAACACGACGTCGCTGAATGGTGCGCACAACCCGTGGGAGAAGTTCAAAAAGTTCTCAACACCCTTTCCAAAAGCGGCAAAATCGAACTCTACGAAGACAAAATTGTTATACACAATATCGCGGACTTTCAGAGAATAGTCGCACAAAAACGGAAACCGAATTCATAA
- a CDS encoding tetratricopeptide repeat protein, whose protein sequence is MAGPIIRNYKGGSIIYFEKDKAEDIYVLRNGRVILTFPAVDTGQEVKEDVRIGEFFGVKSALGKYPREETAQVIGSATVLVFKPNEFEQFVAEKTHLILKMMKVFSSQLRQVHKKLKEILGQSDTRNPAFELMNVAEVFYKNNNLPHAVYAFEKYLQHYPGTAYTGRATELLELARRGSPFPLNMPPLVYEGSTSRVTPETLQNIMKPAVEKSTITAGVDNSITSLYNRAHTLVNVGKHSEAMVIYKDLLNRTDFKFDSEKKLVENSLFQLGVCLLKQNDLDNANSSFSTYIKKYPSGESIKESLFHLAEISELQGDRQRARMLYGKVALLPPEKDSISQKSRLKAKEMST, encoded by the coding sequence TTGGCCGGTCCGATCATCAGAAATTATAAAGGCGGATCCATCATATATTTTGAGAAGGATAAAGCCGAGGATATTTACGTCCTAAGAAACGGTCGCGTCATTCTTACGTTTCCTGCCGTCGACACCGGTCAAGAAGTCAAAGAAGACGTTCGGATCGGAGAATTCTTCGGAGTCAAATCGGCGCTCGGTAAATACCCCAGAGAAGAAACCGCTCAAGTAATCGGAAGTGCGACCGTCCTCGTTTTTAAACCGAACGAGTTCGAACAATTCGTTGCCGAAAAAACACATCTCATTCTCAAGATGATGAAAGTTTTTTCCAGCCAGCTCAGACAGGTTCACAAAAAGCTCAAAGAGATTTTGGGCCAATCCGACACGCGCAATCCGGCGTTCGAGTTGATGAACGTCGCGGAAGTCTTTTACAAAAACAACAATCTCCCTCACGCAGTCTATGCGTTTGAAAAATATCTGCAGCATTACCCCGGAACGGCGTATACGGGACGCGCGACGGAACTTCTCGAACTCGCGAGAAGAGGAAGTCCTTTCCCTCTGAACATGCCTCCCTTGGTCTACGAAGGAAGCACGAGCAGAGTCACGCCCGAAACTTTACAAAACATCATGAAACCCGCCGTTGAAAAATCGACGATCACAGCCGGTGTGGACAACTCTATTACTTCGCTTTACAATCGCGCTCACACGCTCGTGAACGTGGGTAAACACAGCGAAGCGATGGTGATCTATAAGGATCTTCTCAACAGAACCGATTTCAAATTCGATTCGGAAAAGAAGCTGGTGGAGAATTCTCTCTTTCAACTCGGAGTTTGTCTGTTGAAACAGAACGATCTCGACAACGCGAATTCTTCCTTTTCGACTTATATCAAAAAATATCCATCGGGAGAATCGATCAAAGAATCGCTCTTTCATCTCGCCGAAATCTCCGAACTGCAAGGGGATCGCCAGAGAGCGAGAATGCTTTACGGTAAGGTCGCGCTTCTGCCGCCCGAAAAGGATAGCATCTCCCAAAAATCCAGACTGAAAGCCAAGGAGATGAGTACCTGA
- the prmC gene encoding peptide chain release factor N(5)-glutamine methyltransferase: MQHPDSILSLLKKSEDFLKKKEIQSARLDAEILLADLLNLQRVKLYVNFERLLTETEKNAYRERIVDRSKNKPTAYITGQKAFYNSVFFVNESVLIPRPETEELVEKVLFDFKENAKEQTVLDLCTGSGCIGISLKLARKDWNVILSDVSKEALATAHKNAEKILSEESESIQFLESDLFASIPSELRFDLIATNPPYIPLTDKETMMKDVIDYEPHLALFLENPKEFLTRLINEASSRLNEGGKLYMETLPSLAPILVAEAIANGWKEGKVEKDLSGKDRFVVLMR; this comes from the coding sequence ATGCAACATCCAGACTCGATTCTCTCCCTCTTAAAAAAATCGGAAGACTTCTTAAAAAAGAAAGAAATCCAGAGCGCTCGACTCGACGCAGAAATCCTTTTGGCCGATCTCCTCAACTTGCAAAGAGTCAAACTCTACGTAAACTTCGAACGGCTTTTGACGGAAACCGAAAAGAACGCTTACAGAGAAAGAATCGTAGATCGTTCTAAAAACAAGCCGACTGCTTATATCACGGGTCAAAAAGCGTTTTACAATTCCGTCTTTTTCGTGAACGAATCGGTTCTGATTCCGAGACCAGAAACGGAAGAATTGGTCGAGAAAGTGTTGTTCGATTTCAAGGAAAACGCGAAGGAACAAACCGTTTTGGATCTTTGCACCGGAAGCGGCTGTATCGGAATCAGCCTAAAGCTTGCCCGTAAGGATTGGAACGTAATCTTAAGCGACGTTTCCAAAGAGGCGCTTGCAACCGCACATAAGAACGCGGAAAAAATTCTGTCCGAAGAAAGCGAATCCATTCAATTTTTGGAAAGTGATTTGTTCGCGTCGATTCCTTCCGAGTTACGATTCGATTTGATCGCGACCAATCCGCCTTACATCCCTTTGACGGATAAGGAAACGATGATGAAGGATGTGATCGACTACGAACCGCATCTTGCGTTGTTCCTGGAAAATCCGAAGGAATTTCTGACCCGATTGATAAACGAAGCCAGTTCTCGCCTGAACGAAGGCGGCAAACTTTATATGGAAACCCTTCCTTCTCTCGCACCGATTCTAGTCGCGGAAGCGATTGCAAACGGGTGGAAAGAAGGAAAGGTGGAAAAAGATCTTTCCGGAAAAGATCGGTTTGTCGTTTTAATGAGATAA
- a CDS encoding amidohydrolase family protein, whose protein sequence is MEFEIVNACIVTKDQWIPNGSIVVKDGIISSVNAGGPPPGKRIRLNLNGLYVYPGFINAHDHLLSTYLPKVAPSKPYLNWLPWDNDLKSSIVFSERQQLDPEQLYLLGSYKNLISGVTSVQDHIPHFVQDPFVPTMPVRILDKYALSHSICSYSLNWGEGPKEEYAKALKQNIPYITRIAEGFDSESRDSLKVLNKLGCLGEHTVLIHGVVLSESDISLIAEKKAHLVWCPEANLFLYERTTDIRDLLKHKVNVSLGTDSSICGSLNLLEEIRAARKFYQSEYGEDLSPKALFEMVTSNPAKAFRIEKQLGSIEEGKIADLVVLTRNSEDPYSNLCQSDLNSIRLVLRDGVPVYGDVSLESFFEESGAAVERIRIDNADKYLVASPGKLLESLVISLGYKKDLAFFPAQKEFDNFE, encoded by the coding sequence ATGGAATTCGAAATCGTCAACGCCTGCATCGTAACCAAGGACCAATGGATTCCGAACGGAAGCATCGTCGTAAAAGACGGAATCATTTCCTCCGTAAACGCGGGCGGACCTCCTCCGGGTAAAAGAATCCGATTGAACCTCAACGGTCTTTATGTTTATCCGGGATTCATCAACGCGCACGATCATCTTCTAAGTACGTATCTTCCGAAAGTCGCGCCGAGCAAACCTTACTTGAATTGGCTTCCCTGGGACAACGATCTCAAATCGTCGATCGTGTTTTCCGAAAGGCAGCAGCTCGATCCCGAACAGCTCTATCTTCTGGGTTCTTATAAGAACTTGATCTCGGGCGTAACCTCGGTTCAGGATCACATTCCGCATTTTGTACAGGATCCGTTCGTTCCGACGATGCCCGTGAGAATTCTCGACAAATACGCCCTATCCCACAGCATCTGTAGCTATTCTTTGAATTGGGGAGAAGGTCCCAAGGAAGAATATGCAAAAGCTCTAAAGCAGAACATTCCGTATATCACACGGATCGCGGAGGGATTCGATTCCGAATCGAGGGATTCTTTAAAGGTTCTGAACAAACTCGGTTGTCTCGGAGAACATACGGTATTGATTCACGGAGTCGTATTATCCGAATCGGACATTTCTTTGATCGCTGAAAAAAAGGCGCATCTGGTTTGGTGTCCCGAAGCGAATCTGTTTTTATACGAAAGAACGACGGATATACGCGATCTGCTGAAACACAAAGTCAACGTTTCTCTCGGAACGGATTCCAGCATCTGCGGTTCGCTCAATCTTTTGGAGGAAATCCGCGCCGCGAGAAAATTTTATCAAAGTGAATACGGGGAAGACCTTTCTCCGAAAGCGCTTTTTGAAATGGTAACGTCTAATCCTGCAAAAGCATTTCGAATCGAAAAACAACTCGGAAGTATAGAAGAGGGAAAAATCGCGGATTTGGTCGTATTAACGAGAAACTCGGAAGATCCGTATTCCAATCTCTGCCAATCCGATTTGAACAGCATACGCCTCGTTCTCCGAGACGGAGTTCCCGTTTACGGAGACGTTAGTTTGGAATCTTTTTTTGAAGAATCCGGCGCGGCGGTGGAAAGAATCCGCATCGATAATGCCGATAAATATTTAGTTGCATCTCCCGGAAAACTCCTGGAGTCCCTTGTCATCTCCCTTGGCTACAAAAAGGATTTGGCATTTTTCCCCGCACAGAAAGAATTTGATAACTTTGAGTAG
- a CDS encoding TrkH family potassium uptake protein, translating to MHPLKLIKRNVNRIAKAFLLLSVARTLCLGFAAAILIGSFGIYISESGKLTYTNSLYLATSSICVTGLSPVLLSELQRSTQLIMMFLIQIGGLGIITFTVLIGVLVVRGLSRSTRLASFVYEATDAHLAKRLREKKSPPSSGVVAPGKTKIEAEASYVRRMLISLFNISLSIEAVGATLLYFCMPETDKLPGTPGKLFLSIFTSISAFNNAGFSIVDDLSFLAKDPLCLLIVQFLIVMGGIGFPVIIFIEKSLLEIVQKFMGKVEAVTETFMMRRTVLLGEDPPGWYIFVIATSVRLEERLEVYRKELFGDANRMQMAIIVLGSLILIHIGGISILLIEYNNVETIGKMGFTEKLFNSFFLSVSSRTAGFNTFDITEIRSATYVLLCSLMFIGGGPQGAAGGIKITTFFILILYLKNVISPQARVQAWGEDVSKNSVAISTRIYFLATLSLVVFMFIITLANGNKHGIETIFFEVMSAFGTVGLSLGMTPYTNDLEKFLYIALMFMGRVGTFTLLIAFTGHSGLGDLGSKDDGLKIQVG from the coding sequence ATGCATCCGTTAAAACTGATTAAAAGAAACGTAAACCGAATTGCGAAAGCCTTCCTTTTGCTGTCGGTGGCCAGAACCCTTTGTTTGGGTTTTGCTGCGGCGATTTTAATCGGTTCATTCGGAATTTACATTTCCGAATCCGGAAAACTGACTTATACGAATTCTTTGTATCTTGCGACATCCTCGATTTGTGTTACGGGGCTTTCGCCCGTTCTTCTTTCCGAACTCCAAAGATCCACTCAGCTGATCATGATGTTTCTGATTCAGATCGGAGGTTTGGGAATTATCACGTTTACGGTGTTGATCGGCGTGTTGGTCGTGCGCGGTTTGTCGCGAAGCACTCGTCTTGCTTCCTTCGTGTACGAAGCAACGGACGCTCATCTTGCAAAAAGATTGAGGGAGAAGAAGTCTCCTCCTTCTTCGGGCGTCGTCGCACCGGGAAAAACGAAAATCGAAGCCGAAGCTTCGTATGTTCGAAGAATGCTGATTTCTTTGTTTAACATTTCTCTTTCGATCGAAGCGGTGGGCGCGACTCTTCTGTATTTTTGTATGCCGGAAACGGACAAACTTCCGGGAACTCCCGGCAAATTGTTTTTAAGTATTTTTACTTCGATTTCGGCGTTTAACAACGCTGGATTTTCCATCGTGGACGATTTGAGTTTTTTGGCGAAAGATCCTCTTTGTCTTTTGATCGTTCAGTTTTTGATCGTGATGGGCGGGATCGGATTTCCCGTGATCATCTTTATCGAGAAGTCGCTCCTCGAAATCGTGCAAAAGTTTATGGGAAAGGTGGAAGCCGTTACCGAAACGTTTATGATGCGGAGAACGGTTCTTCTCGGAGAAGATCCTCCCGGATGGTATATCTTTGTCATCGCGACTTCGGTTCGATTGGAAGAGCGTTTGGAAGTGTATCGTAAGGAATTGTTCGGCGACGCGAACCGGATGCAGATGGCGATCATCGTTTTGGGTTCTTTGATCTTGATTCATATCGGAGGAATTTCGATTCTTTTGATAGAATATAACAACGTCGAGACGATCGGTAAGATGGGTTTTACGGAGAAGCTGTTCAATTCGTTCTTTCTGTCCGTTTCCTCTCGAACCGCCGGATTCAATACGTTCGACATCACCGAGATCCGAAGCGCGACATACGTATTGCTTTGTTCTTTGATGTTTATCGGTGGCGGTCCTCAAGGAGCCGCGGGCGGGATCAAGATCACGACCTTCTTTATATTAATCTTATATTTGAAAAATGTAATTAGCCCGCAGGCGCGGGTTCAGGCCTGGGGAGAAGACGTATCCAAAAACTCGGTTGCGATTTCCACTCGGATCTACTTTCTTGCTACGTTGTCTCTCGTTGTCTTTATGTTCATCATCACTCTCGCCAACGGAAACAAACACGGAATCGAAACGATCTTTTTCGAAGTCATGTCCGCGTTCGGAACCGTCGGTTTGAGTTTGGGGATGACTCCCTATACGAACGATCTAGAGAAGTTTCTTTATATCGCGCTGATGTTTATGGGAAGAGTGGGGACGTTCACTCTTTTGATCGCGTTTACCGGCCACTCGGGTTTAGGGGATCTCGGAAGCAAAGACGACGGTTTGAAAATTCAAGTCGGTTAA
- a CDS encoding LIC_10271 family cell wall hydrolase translates to MNRVFLKIGILLLFPIFSRIFAAGSQNLSFYTVEKGDTYYSLGKKFKVDYHKIMEWNGKKQTDHLIPGEKLRVQKSQRENDKPSPSPISKSIRPLPEESFDSSRPPLHFPLKSRAPVQTPFNKLTFAPHKGVLFKASRHNEVRPATSGRVLVVDEMDGYKKYVILEHKNGYSSVYANLKSVSVSEGDTVDSSKILGALESGKGLYFQLNRGSVPVDPGLQIR, encoded by the coding sequence ATGAACCGCGTCTTTTTAAAAATCGGAATTCTTTTGCTTTTTCCGATCTTTTCCCGGATCTTTGCGGCCGGATCGCAGAATCTTTCCTTTTACACCGTCGAAAAGGGGGATACTTACTATTCTCTGGGAAAAAAATTCAAAGTCGATTATCATAAGATTATGGAATGGAACGGAAAGAAACAGACTGACCATCTTATTCCCGGCGAAAAGCTGCGGGTTCAAAAGTCGCAACGGGAAAATGACAAACCTTCTCCTTCTCCGATTTCCAAATCGATTCGGCCCTTGCCTGAGGAATCTTTCGATTCTTCCCGACCTCCTCTTCACTTTCCGTTAAAAAGCCGTGCGCCCGTGCAGACTCCGTTCAACAAACTTACGTTCGCTCCGCACAAAGGCGTTTTATTCAAAGCGTCGCGGCACAACGAGGTTCGACCGGCTACTTCCGGCAGGGTTTTGGTCGTGGACGAGATGGACGGATATAAGAAATACGTAATATTAGAGCATAAAAACGGTTATTCGAGCGTTTATGCGAATCTCAAAAGCGTATCCGTTTCCGAAGGAGACACAGTAGATTCCTCCAAAATTCTGGGCGCGCTTGAATCGGGCAAAGGACTTTACTTTCAACTGAACCGCGGAAGCGTTCCGGTCGACCCGGGTCTGCAAATTCGATAA